Proteins found in one Candidatus Deferrimicrobium sp. genomic segment:
- a CDS encoding indole-3-glycerol phosphate synthase TrpC, producing MSGVRDELSVRKALVPIGDLLRTASMRGPAKDLLRTIPEGPGIIAEIKRASPSRGWIRRDLDAVATAAAYLAGGAWAISVLTEGRSFGGSLADLSDIRAAFPEATLLRKDFVLDEYMLAESRAHGADLVLLMVSVLGEKTGEMAALAVSHRLEPLVEARDAAEITIAVRSGARLIGINNRNLDTLAVDLSTGTRLLPLLPAGAYPVVESGISTAEQVRGFHRAGARLFLIGESLAGSKDPADTIRGYVGK from the coding sequence CTGTCGGGTGTCCGCGATGAGCTTTCCGTACGGAAGGCGCTCGTTCCGATCGGGGACCTTCTTCGGACCGCTTCGATGCGCGGGCCCGCGAAGGATCTCCTCCGGACGATCCCGGAAGGTCCGGGCATCATCGCCGAGATCAAACGCGCCTCCCCCTCACGGGGATGGATCCGCCGCGATCTCGACGCCGTGGCGACCGCCGCCGCCTATCTCGCGGGTGGCGCGTGGGCGATTTCCGTGCTGACGGAGGGGCGGAGCTTCGGGGGGTCGCTCGCGGATCTGTCGGACATCCGTGCCGCGTTCCCGGAGGCGACCCTTCTGAGAAAGGATTTCGTGTTGGACGAATACATGCTGGCGGAGTCCCGGGCGCACGGCGCCGATCTTGTCCTGCTCATGGTCTCCGTCCTCGGGGAGAAGACCGGAGAGATGGCGGCGCTGGCGGTCTCGCATCGGCTTGAACCGCTGGTGGAAGCGCGCGATGCAGCGGAGATCACGATCGCCGTCCGCTCCGGGGCGCGGCTGATCGGGATCAACAACCGGAACCTGGACACTCTGGCCGTCGACTTGTCCACGGGGACGCGGTTGCTCCCTCTTCTTCCCGCCGGGGCGTACCCGGTCGTGGAAAGCGGCATCTCGACCGCGGAACAGGTTCGGGGATTCCACAGAGCCGGCGCCCGCCTTTTCCTGATCGGGGAGTCCCTGGCCGGGAGCAAAGACCCCGCTGACACGATCCGCGGGTATGTGGGAAAATGA
- a CDS encoding TrpB-like pyridoxal phosphate-dependent enzyme encodes MKVKFLLKDSEIPKTWYNVMADMPNPPAAVLHPGTGKPVSPGDLTPLFPMPLIEQEVSAQREIPIPEAVRDIYTLWRPTPMFRALRLEESLGTKSKIYYKYEGVSPAGSHKPNTSIPQAYYNKMSGRKRIATETGAGQWGSAMALAGSFFGLEVKVYMVKVSYNQKPYRRMLMETWGAKVVSSPSRDTNSGRGILAADPDSPGSLGIAISEAVEDAATHEDTSYALGSVLNHVCLHQTVIGLEAKEQMKLAGDYPDVVIACCGGGSNLAGIGFPFLRDKIAGKKNPRIVAVEPSSCPTLTKGIYAYDFGDTAKLTPMIKMYTLGHDFVPAGIHAGGLRYHGDSALISQLRHEGLLEAQAYGQIAVFESAMTFARTEGILPAPESSHAIHSAILEAKRADEEGKRKTILFNLSGHGFFDLTAYDDFLNGRLKDFDYPEEKIAEALHRLPKVEG; translated from the coding sequence GTGAAAGTAAAGTTTCTCCTCAAAGACTCGGAGATACCGAAGACCTGGTACAACGTCATGGCGGACATGCCGAACCCCCCGGCGGCAGTGCTCCACCCCGGAACCGGCAAGCCGGTGAGCCCCGGCGATCTCACCCCGCTGTTCCCCATGCCCCTGATCGAGCAGGAAGTGTCGGCGCAGCGGGAGATCCCGATCCCCGAAGCGGTCAGGGATATTTATACTCTCTGGCGTCCGACACCGATGTTTCGCGCCCTTCGTCTAGAGGAGTCCCTGGGGACGAAGTCGAAGATCTACTACAAGTACGAGGGCGTCAGCCCCGCGGGGAGCCACAAGCCGAATACTTCCATCCCCCAGGCGTATTACAACAAGATGTCGGGAAGAAAGAGGATCGCGACGGAGACGGGGGCCGGGCAGTGGGGTTCAGCAATGGCCCTCGCGGGCTCGTTCTTCGGCCTAGAGGTGAAGGTGTACATGGTGAAGGTAAGCTACAACCAGAAGCCTTATCGCCGCATGCTCATGGAAACCTGGGGGGCGAAGGTCGTCTCGTCCCCCAGCAGGGACACCAACTCGGGACGCGGCATTCTTGCCGCGGATCCGGATTCGCCGGGATCCCTCGGCATCGCGATCAGCGAGGCGGTCGAGGACGCCGCGACCCACGAGGATACAAGCTACGCCCTCGGGTCCGTTCTCAACCACGTCTGTCTCCACCAGACGGTCATCGGTCTCGAGGCGAAGGAGCAGATGAAACTGGCCGGGGATTACCCCGACGTCGTCATCGCGTGCTGCGGCGGAGGGAGCAACCTCGCCGGGATCGGTTTCCCCTTCCTGCGGGACAAGATCGCCGGTAAGAAAAATCCACGAATCGTCGCCGTCGAGCCGTCCTCCTGCCCGACGCTCACCAAGGGGATCTACGCCTACGATTTCGGGGACACGGCGAAACTCACGCCGATGATCAAGATGTACACCCTCGGACACGATTTCGTGCCCGCCGGTATCCACGCGGGGGGGCTCCGATACCACGGAGACTCGGCGCTGATCAGCCAGCTCCGCCACGAAGGGCTGCTCGAAGCCCAGGCGTACGGTCAGATCGCCGTCTTCGAAAGCGCGATGACCTTCGCGCGAACGGAGGGGATCCTGCCGGCGCCCGAGTCGTCCCACGCCATCCACTCGGCGATCCTCGAAGCGAAGCGCGCGGACGAGGAGGGGAAGCGGAAGACCATCCTCTTCAACCTGAGCGGACACGGCTTCTTCGACCTGACCGCCTACGACGACTTTCTCAATGGGCGCCTGAAGGACTTCGACTATCCGGAAGAGAAGATCGCGGAGGCGCTTCACCGCCTCCCGAAAGTAGAGGGGTAG